In a genomic window of Thalassophryne amazonica chromosome 12, fThaAma1.1, whole genome shotgun sequence:
- the gtf2b gene encoding transcription initiation factor IIB, which produces MATTSRGEALTLPRVHCPDHPDAILVEDYRAGDMICPECGLVVGDRVIDVGSEWRTFSNEKALKDPSRVGDAQNTLLNGGDLTTMISKGTGAASFDEFGNSKYQNRRTMSSSDRAMLNAFKEINTMADRINLPRNIVDRTNNLFKQVYEQKSLKGRANDAIASACLYIACRQEGVPRTFKEICAVSRISKKEIGRCFKLILKALETSVDLITTGDFMSRFCSNLGLPKQVQMAATFIARKAVELDLVPGRSPISVAAAAIYMASQASAEKKTQKEIGDIAGVADVTIRQSYRLIYPRAAELFPPDFKFDTPVDKLPQL; this is translated from the exons ATGGCGACTACAAGCCG CGGAGAGGCTCTGACTCTTCCCAGAGTTCATTGTCCTGACCACCCTGACGCCATCCTGGTGGAGGACTACAGAGCAGGAGACATGATTTGCCCAGAGTGTGGCCTCGTAGTGG GTGACCGTGTGATTGATGTGGGCTCGGAGTGGAGGACATTTTCCAATGAGAAAGCCCTCAAAGATCCCTCCAGAGTGGGAGATGCCCAGAACACGCTGCTCAACGGGGGCGACCTCACCACCATGATCAGCAAG GGAACAGGTGCAGCTAGCTTTGACGAGTTCGGCAACTCGAAGTACCAAAATAGGAGGACAATGAGCAGCTCGGACCGGGCCATGCTTAACGCCTTCAAGGAAATAAACACCATGGCAGACCGCATCAACCTTCCCAGGAATATTGTT GATAGAACAAACAACTTGTTCAAACAGGTGTACGAACAGAAAAGTCTGAAAGGGCGAGCAAACGATGCCATCGCATCTGCCTGTTTGTACATCGCTTGCAGGCAAGAAGGAGTTCCTCGCACATTTAAAG AGATCTGTGCTGTTTCGCGTATCTCTAAGAAGGAGATTGGCCGCTGCTTCAAACTCATCCTGAAGGCGCTAGAGACCAGTGTGGACCTGATCACCACTGGAGACTTCATGTCTCGCTTCTGCTCAAATTTGGGTTTGCCTAAGCAGGTGCAAATGGCTGCCACCTTCATTGCCAGAAAAGCCGTGGAGTTGGACCTCGTACCCGGCAGGAGCCCCATCTCTGTGGCTGCAGCTGCCATCTACATGGCCTCCCAGGCCTCTGCAGAGAAGAAGACCCAGAAAG AAATTGGAGACATTGCTGGCGTGGCGGATGTCACCATCAGGCAGTCGTACCGCCTGATCTACCCGCGAGCTGCAGAGCTATTCCCTCCCGACTTCAAATTTGATACCCCCGTTGATAAACTCCCCCAATTGTAA